A DNA window from Salvelinus sp. IW2-2015 linkage group LG4q.1:29, ASM291031v2, whole genome shotgun sequence contains the following coding sequences:
- the LOC111962644 gene encoding BTB/POZ domain-containing protein 10 isoform X2, with protein sequence MLNRLASLHCSEEPKSFVLSSLSSSRAALSLICRAIQTGSAQPRLPAVPQLEADLVNMNLHGASGGLDRCRDSDRRRSSDRSRDSSHERGEGQLTPCIRNITSPTRQHNSDRERGEGGSSSRSSSPRPPRAMMSVGPSCIAVSSSSLFSKEAHCKGLGHGHVHGPCDLIYVYENAKEGARTLRTAERVTLIVDNTRFVVDPAIFTAQPNTMLGRMFGSGREYNFTRPNDKGEFEVADGISSTVFRAILDYYKSGIIRCPDGISIPELREACDYLCISFDYSTIKCRDLSALMHELSNDGARRQFEFYLEEMVLPLMVASAQNGERECHVVVLTDDDVVDWDEEYPPQMGEEYSQIIYSTKLYRFFKYIENRDVAKSVLKERGLKKIRLGIEGYPTYKEKVKKRPGSRPEVIYNYVQRPFIRMSWEKEEGKSRHVDFQCVKSKSITNLAAAAADIPQDQLVNMHPGPQVDELDIQPQPSYHYEPDPEAPSPAV encoded by the exons ATGCTAAACCGGCTGGCAAGCCTGCATTGTTCGGAGGAGCCCAAGTCCTTTGTGCTTTCATCCCTCAGCTCATCCCGTGCtgctttgtctttaatttgccgTGCGATACAGACGGGTAG TGCCCAGCCCCGCCTCCCAGCAGTCCCACAACTGGAGGCCGACCTAGTCAACATGAACCTGCATGGCGCCAGCGGAGGCCTCGACCGCTGCAGGGACAGTGACCGCCGGCGCTCCAGCGACCGCTCCCGAGACTCCTCCCACGAGAGGGGCGAGGGTCAGCTGACCCCTTGCATCAGAAACATCACCTCTCCCACCCGACAGCACAACAGTG ATCGTGAGCGGGGCGAGGGTGGTTCTTCCTCCAGGTCGTCAAGCCCTCGGCCGCCCAGGGCCATGATGTCGGTGGGGCCCAGTTGCATCGCAGTGAGCAGCAGCAGCCTGTTCAGCAAAGAGGCCCACTGTAAGGGCCTGGGCCACGGACACGTCCACGGCCCCTGTGACCTCATCTACGTCTATGAGAACGCCAAGGAGGGGGCGCGCACGTTGCGGACGGCCGAGAGGGTCACTCTGATCGTGGACAACACCCGCTTCGTGGTGGACCCGGCTATCTTCACTGCTCAGCCCAACACCATGCTGGGAAG AATGTTTGGATCCGGGAGGGAATACAATTTTACCAGGCCCAATGACAAAGGRGAATTTGAGGTGGCAGATGGAATCAGCTCAACTGTTTTTAGAGCTATCCTG GATTACTACAAGTCTGGGATAATCCGCTGTCCTGATGGTATCTCCATTCCCGAGCTGAGAGAAGCATGTGACTACCTCTGCATCTCCTTCGACTACAGCACCATCAAGTGTAGAGACCTCA GTGCACTCATGCACGAGCTGTCCAACGATGGGGCGAGGCGTCAGTTTGAGTTTTACTTAGAGGAGATGGTGCTGCCTCTGATGGTGGCCAGCGCCCAGAACGGAGAGAGGGAGTGTCACGTAGTGGTCCTGACTGACGACGACGTGGTGGACTGGGACGAGGAGTACCCTCCGCAGATGGGAGAGGAGTATTCTCAGA TTATATACAGCACAAAACTGTACAGATTCTTCAAGTACATAGAGAATCGTGACGTTGCCAAATCAGTATTAAAAGAAAGAGGACTTAAGAAAATCAGACTAGGAATTGAAG GTTACCCCACCTACAAGGAGAAGGTGAAGAAACGTCCCGGCAGCCGGCCAGAGGTAATCTACAACTACGTCCAGAGGCCCTTCATCCGCATGTcctgggagaaggaggagggcaaGAGTCGCCATGTTGACTTCCAGTGTGTGAAGAGCAAGTCCATCACCAACCTGGCAGCTGCCGCTGCAGACattccccaggaccagctggtcAACATGCACCCTGGTCCTCAGGTGGATGAACTGGACATCCAGCCTCAGCCAAGTTATCACTACGAGCCAGACCCAGAAGCCCCCTCACCGGCTGTCTGA
- the pyurf gene encoding phosphatidylinositol N-acetylglucosaminyltransferase subunit Y — translation MLSLSTLTVLVPIVSLFGLFYSATVDDNFPQGCTSTSSVCFYSLLLPVTIPVYVFFHLWKWIGIKLFRHN, via the coding sequence ATGTTATCTCTCTCTACCCTCACAGTACTGGTTCCTATAGTCTCCCTATTTGGACTTTTCTATTCTGCGACTGTGGATGATAATTTCCCTCAGGGATGTACAAGCACTAGCAGTGTGTGTTTCTACAGTCTTCTGTTACCAGTCACCATCCCAGTCTATGTGTTTTTCCATCTATGGAAGTGGATTGGAATCAAGCTATTCAGACACAATTAG
- the LOC111962647 gene encoding uncharacterized protein, with protein sequence MAERAETEYTESDTFWDSPRRGKIKNKSKKDKCLKKDKTHRTELKEAGIEEKKKTKKSKGNRKKKKGKVALGLQDSYFLFEGNSAPNSPIKPIKSRGKSTVKFAVKHYIQKQEPVPVVSDSVKVPKKKTQRKKKVAFDLFPDYIQAKQPEVVKCCTSTTKGTFPWESPKSDNESNFSGTYQWGEGQENGTEYGKGQTNSQSTAEDANSEDLFITQKKFRVLTSSDHSSSGGTGEANTIKLARHTKSLIEPKEEPLLWKSTSETATQTENFFTSEISTFLRFHQSCGAAECSEQPTDLSLPNRMRAEMGIHPPSSQRKANEEETSPPLGQKSDTTSSEENDPFWRCKSQVKAVQMRLNESFFFKMKGDGQSPRPQSPLMKLTQARGGKKTKK encoded by the coding sequence ATGGCTGAAAGAGCGGAGACGGAGTACACAGAATCTGACACATTTTGGGATTCACCCAGGagaggaaaaataaaaaataaatcaaagaaAGACAAATGTCTAAAAAAGGACAAAACCCACAGGACAGAGTTGAAAGAGGCTGGTATTGAAGAGAAAAAGAAAACCAAAAAGTCCAAAGGTAATAGGAAGAAGAAAAAGGGAAAAGTAGCCCTGGGATTACAAGATAGCTATTTTCTTTTTGAGGGAAACAGTGCACCAAACTCTCCAATAAAGCCAATTAAGTCTAGGGGAAAGTCCACTGTaaaatttgctgtaaaacattacaTTCAGAAACAGGAACCTGTGCCGGTGGTTAGTGACTCAGTGAAGGTACCCAAGAAGAAGACCCAGAGAAAAAAGAAAGTTGCATTTGATTTATTCCCTGATTACATACAAGCAAAACAGCCAGAAGTAGTCAAGTGTTGCACCTCAACAACCAAAGGCACTTTTCCCTGGGAAAGCCCCAAGAGTGACAATGAGAGCAACTTTTCTGGGACTTATCAGTGGGGAGAGGGGCAAGAAAATGGGACAGAGTATGGAAAGGGACAAACCAACTCTCAAAGTACTGCTGAAGATGCCAACAGTGAGGACCTGTTCATAACTCAGAAGAAATTCAGAGTACTAACATCTTCAGATCACTCCAGCAGTGGAGGCACTGGTGAAGCCAACACCATAAAATTGGCCAGGCATACCAAGTCACTCATAGAGCCAAAAGAGGAGCCACTGCTCTGGAAGTCAACATCTGAGACAGCCACTCAAACAGAGAACTTCTTTACCTCAGAGATCTCCACATTCCTCAGGTTTCACCAGTCGTGTGGAGCTGCCGAGTGCTCAGAGCAACCTACTGACCTGAGTCTCCCTAACAGGATGAGGGCAGAGATGGGCATACATCCCCCATCATCTCAAAGAAAGGCTAATGAAGAGGAAACCAGCCCCCCACTTGGCCAGAAGTCAGACACAACGTCAAGTGAGGAGAATGACCCATTCTGGCGGTGCAAGAGTCAAGTTAAGGcagttcagatgagactgaatgaaTCTTTCTTCTTTAAGATGAAGGGCGATGGACAGTCCCCAAGACCACAATCTCCCTTGATGAAACTTACACAGGCCCGTGGTgggaagaaaacaaaaaagtaa
- the LOC111962644 gene encoding BTB/POZ domain-containing protein 10 isoform X1, translating into MPNYAKPAGKPALFGGAQVLCAFIPQLIPCCFVFNLPCDTDGAQPRLPAVPQLEADLVNMNLHGASGGLDRCRDSDRRRSSDRSRDSSHERGEGQLTPCIRNITSPTRQHNSDRERGEGGSSSRSSSPRPPRAMMSVGPSCIAVSSSSLFSKEAHCKGLGHGHVHGPCDLIYVYENAKEGARTLRTAERVTLIVDNTRFVVDPAIFTAQPNTMLGRMFGSGREYNFTRPNDKGEFEVADGISSTVFRAILDYYKSGIIRCPDGISIPELREACDYLCISFDYSTIKCRDLSALMHELSNDGARRQFEFYLEEMVLPLMVASAQNGERECHVVVLTDDDVVDWDEEYPPQMGEEYSQIIYSTKLYRFFKYIENRDVAKSVLKERGLKKIRLGIEGYPTYKEKVKKRPGSRPEVIYNYVQRPFIRMSWEKEEGKSRHVDFQCVKSKSITNLAAAAADIPQDQLVNMHPGPQVDELDIQPQPSYHYEPDPEAPSPAV; encoded by the exons ATGCCCAACTATGCTAAACCGGCTGGCAAGCCTGCATTGTTCGGAGGAGCCCAAGTCCTTTGTGCTTTCATCCCTCAGCTCATCCCGTGCtgctttgtctttaatttgccgTGCGATACAGACGG TGCCCAGCCCCGCCTCCCAGCAGTCCCACAACTGGAGGCCGACCTAGTCAACATGAACCTGCATGGCGCCAGCGGAGGCCTCGACCGCTGCAGGGACAGTGACCGCCGGCGCTCCAGCGACCGCTCCCGAGACTCCTCCCACGAGAGGGGCGAGGGTCAGCTGACCCCTTGCATCAGAAACATCACCTCTCCCACCCGACAGCACAACAGTG ATCGTGAGCGGGGCGAGGGTGGTTCTTCCTCCAGGTCGTCAAGCCCTCGGCCGCCCAGGGCCATGATGTCGGTGGGGCCCAGTTGCATCGCAGTGAGCAGCAGCAGCCTGTTCAGCAAAGAGGCCCACTGTAAGGGCCTGGGCCACGGACACGTCCACGGCCCCTGTGACCTCATCTACGTCTATGAGAACGCCAAGGAGGGGGCGCGCACGTTGCGGACGGCCGAGAGGGTCACTCTGATCGTGGACAACACCCGCTTCGTGGTGGACCCGGCTATCTTCACTGCTCAGCCCAACACCATGCTGGGAAG AATGTTTGGATCCGGGAGGGAATACAATTTTACCAGGCCCAATGACAAAGGRGAATTTGAGGTGGCAGATGGAATCAGCTCAACTGTTTTTAGAGCTATCCTG GATTACTACAAGTCTGGGATAATCCGCTGTCCTGATGGTATCTCCATTCCCGAGCTGAGAGAAGCATGTGACTACCTCTGCATCTCCTTCGACTACAGCACCATCAAGTGTAGAGACCTCA GTGCACTCATGCACGAGCTGTCCAACGATGGGGCGAGGCGTCAGTTTGAGTTTTACTTAGAGGAGATGGTGCTGCCTCTGATGGTGGCCAGCGCCCAGAACGGAGAGAGGGAGTGTCACGTAGTGGTCCTGACTGACGACGACGTGGTGGACTGGGACGAGGAGTACCCTCCGCAGATGGGAGAGGAGTATTCTCAGA TTATATACAGCACAAAACTGTACAGATTCTTCAAGTACATAGAGAATCGTGACGTTGCCAAATCAGTATTAAAAGAAAGAGGACTTAAGAAAATCAGACTAGGAATTGAAG GTTACCCCACCTACAAGGAGAAGGTGAAGAAACGTCCCGGCAGCCGGCCAGAGGTAATCTACAACTACGTCCAGAGGCCCTTCATCCGCATGTcctgggagaaggaggagggcaaGAGTCGCCATGTTGACTTCCAGTGTGTGAAGAGCAAGTCCATCACCAACCTGGCAGCTGCCGCTGCAGACattccccaggaccagctggtcAACATGCACCCTGGTCCTCAGGTGGATGAACTGGACATCCAGCCTCAGCCAAGTTATCACTACGAGCCAGACCCAGAAGCCCCCTCACCGGCTGTCTGA